The proteins below are encoded in one region of Candidatus Palauibacter soopunensis:
- the cysC gene encoding adenylyl-sulfate kinase has protein sequence MPPTLRFVLCGSVDDGKSTVIGRLLYDCRRVFSDELRRTERDSVRYGTQGSETDLALLVDGLRDEREQGITIDVAYRSFETPRRRFIVADAPGHEQYTRNMATGASTADLAVVLVDARKGVLPQTARHARIAAMFGVRHAVLAVNKMDLVEWDRDVFESIRASFGGIADEIGLAAVEAIPVSALTGANLTRNGTSAPWYDGPTLLAHLETVVVEEARGGQPFRMPVQYVNRPHADFRGYCGRVTAGAVAVGDAVGISPAGTESRVASIVVGDGTRDRATRGDSVTLTLAPDVDVTRGDVVVSADEPLEVADQFQARLVWMHDEPLAVGRPYTLKLHSREVGAAVTRIRHRLDVSNGSELAASVLQMNDLGTVNLATNRPVPFAPFDESRALGGFILIDRATNATAAAGTIVFPLMRAANVKWQHIDVSKDVRSRLKLQRAQCVWLTGMSASGKSTIANLLDRRLTTEGRHTYLLDGDNVRHGLCRDLGFTEADRVENIRRVAEVARLMVDAGLIVIVAFISPFRSERDYARSLFAPGDFVEVFVDASLEACAERDPKGLYAKALRGEIRNFTGVDSPYEPPEHADLHLDTERLSPEECVDRLTEKLDREFPAPLSPVTEDR, from the coding sequence ATGCCGCCGACCCTTCGCTTCGTGCTCTGCGGCAGCGTCGACGACGGCAAGAGCACCGTCATCGGCCGGCTCCTGTACGACTGCCGGCGGGTCTTTTCGGACGAACTGAGGCGGACCGAACGGGATTCGGTTCGCTACGGCACGCAGGGGTCGGAAACCGATCTTGCCCTGCTGGTCGACGGACTGCGGGACGAGCGCGAACAGGGCATCACGATCGATGTCGCGTACCGCAGCTTCGAGACGCCGCGCCGCCGGTTCATCGTGGCCGACGCGCCCGGCCACGAGCAGTACACGCGCAACATGGCGACGGGCGCCTCGACGGCCGATCTGGCCGTTGTCCTGGTGGACGCCCGCAAGGGGGTGCTGCCCCAGACGGCGCGGCACGCGCGGATCGCGGCCATGTTCGGCGTCCGCCACGCGGTTCTCGCCGTGAACAAGATGGATCTCGTCGAGTGGGACCGGGACGTCTTCGAATCGATCCGGGCCTCCTTTGGGGGGATCGCCGACGAGATCGGTCTCGCCGCGGTCGAGGCGATTCCGGTCTCGGCGCTGACCGGGGCCAACCTCACCCGAAACGGCACGTCGGCGCCGTGGTACGACGGTCCGACGCTCCTCGCCCATCTCGAGACCGTGGTTGTCGAGGAAGCTCGCGGCGGCCAGCCCTTTCGGATGCCCGTCCAGTACGTGAATCGGCCCCACGCCGACTTTCGGGGATACTGCGGACGCGTGACCGCCGGCGCGGTGGCGGTCGGCGATGCCGTCGGCATCTCCCCCGCCGGGACCGAGAGCCGCGTGGCGTCGATCGTCGTCGGGGACGGAACCCGCGACCGAGCCACCCGGGGCGACTCCGTGACGTTGACCCTGGCTCCCGACGTCGATGTTACGCGGGGCGACGTCGTCGTGAGCGCCGACGAACCCCTCGAGGTGGCGGACCAGTTCCAGGCGCGCCTCGTCTGGATGCACGATGAGCCGCTCGCGGTGGGCCGCCCGTACACGCTGAAGCTCCACTCGCGGGAAGTGGGCGCCGCCGTCACCCGGATCCGGCACCGGCTGGACGTGTCCAACGGCAGCGAGCTGGCCGCCTCCGTTCTGCAGATGAACGACCTCGGCACGGTGAACCTCGCCACGAACCGTCCCGTCCCCTTCGCGCCGTTCGATGAGTCGCGCGCGCTGGGCGGCTTCATCCTGATCGATCGCGCCACGAACGCGACGGCCGCCGCCGGCACGATCGTCTTCCCGCTCATGCGGGCGGCGAACGTGAAGTGGCAGCACATCGACGTATCGAAGGACGTCCGCTCGCGGCTCAAACTCCAGCGCGCCCAGTGCGTGTGGCTGACCGGGATGTCCGCTTCGGGGAAGTCCACCATCGCCAACCTGCTCGACCGGCGTCTGACCACCGAGGGGCGGCATACGTATCTGCTGGACGGCGACAACGTGCGCCACGGCCTGTGCCGGGACCTCGGCTTCACCGAGGCCGACCGGGTGGAGAACATCCGGCGGGTGGCGGAGGTCGCCCGCCTCATGGTCGACGCGGGTCTGATCGTCATCGTCGCCTTCATCAGCCCGTTCCGGTCGGAACGAGACTACGCCCGCAGCCTGTTCGCCCCCGGCGACTTCGTCGAGGTCTTCGTGGACGCGTCGCTGGAGGCGTGCGCGGAGCGCGACCCGAAGGGCCTCTACGCCAAGGCGCTCAGGGGAGAGATCAGGAATTTCACGGGCGTCGACAGTCCCTACGAACCGCCTGAGCACGCCGACCTCCACCTGGACACCGAAAGACTTTCTCCCGAAGAATGTGTGGACCGGCTGACGGAGAAACTCGACCGCGAGTTCCCGGCTCCGCTTTCACCCGTGACGGAGGATCGCTGA
- a CDS encoding solute carrier family 23 protein yields the protein MANGPGSDIAKLRFAADEHPPRAVSLVIGAQTAILVCVPLVVVTTIVARVADQSADYLHWAIFASMVIGGLLTIVQAKRVAGIGGGTLTVMGASGASIGVGALALVAGGPALLGVLVLAAGLCQLALAARLALLRRIITPVVSGTLTALVAVSIMPLAFAMLTRVPENAPPAAAPTVAAVTMLCVVGLLLRGKRWVRAWNAVIGIAAGCVTAALFGILDFGRVAEARWIGIPAPPASGLDLSFDAGFWLLLPGFLFVSFVITIRQVTDNVRMQHLSRREPRAVDFRRVQGSVAACGAGTLLSGFAGVLPPWPYVAGIALASGIGVAARRVGVVIGAGFIALAFVPKITAVILSIPAPVLGAYITVVFGLIFVQGMRILFQEGIDRQYSLIAGLAFWIGAGIQFQAIFPAYLATPMGRMLANGLTVGGLSILLLNLFLDVTGPRRHRSELALRPESLPELDRFLRDFAARYKWSGKATDRLRAAAEEALLSLLRQEEDEHAPAPGERRLRVVARNLRFGAGLEFTAATHEGNLENQMALLGDRPDPTSERDLSLALLRHHASSVKHHQYHNADVLTVHVNRAWTAGRGDVSEVD from the coding sequence ATGGCGAACGGACCCGGCTCGGACATCGCGAAGCTGCGGTTCGCGGCCGACGAACATCCGCCGCGCGCGGTGAGCCTTGTGATCGGCGCGCAGACAGCCATCCTCGTGTGCGTGCCCCTCGTGGTGGTCACGACGATTGTCGCGCGCGTGGCGGACCAGAGCGCCGACTACCTCCACTGGGCGATCTTCGCGAGCATGGTGATCGGCGGCCTGCTCACGATCGTCCAGGCGAAGCGCGTCGCCGGCATCGGCGGAGGAACGCTGACCGTCATGGGTGCTTCGGGGGCTTCGATCGGGGTCGGCGCGCTCGCGCTCGTCGCGGGCGGCCCGGCGCTGCTGGGGGTGCTGGTCCTCGCCGCGGGGCTGTGTCAACTCGCTCTGGCGGCCCGCCTGGCGCTGCTCCGGCGCATCATCACGCCGGTCGTCTCGGGCACGCTGACGGCGCTCGTGGCGGTGTCGATCATGCCGCTGGCGTTCGCCATGCTCACTCGGGTGCCGGAGAACGCTCCGCCGGCCGCGGCCCCGACCGTCGCCGCGGTCACGATGCTGTGTGTCGTAGGTCTCCTGCTCCGGGGCAAACGGTGGGTGCGCGCGTGGAACGCCGTCATCGGGATCGCCGCGGGCTGCGTAACCGCAGCCCTGTTCGGAATTCTCGACTTCGGACGCGTGGCGGAAGCCCGCTGGATCGGGATCCCCGCTCCCCCGGCATCCGGCCTGGATCTGAGCTTCGACGCGGGCTTCTGGCTGCTCCTGCCCGGGTTCCTCTTCGTGTCCTTCGTGATCACGATCCGGCAGGTGACCGACAACGTCCGCATGCAGCACCTCTCCCGGCGCGAGCCGCGGGCGGTCGATTTCCGCCGGGTCCAGGGATCCGTCGCCGCCTGCGGGGCGGGCACGCTCCTGTCGGGTTTCGCCGGCGTGCTCCCGCCGTGGCCGTATGTCGCCGGGATCGCCCTCGCGAGCGGCATCGGCGTCGCCGCCCGGAGGGTCGGCGTCGTCATCGGGGCCGGTTTCATCGCTCTCGCCTTCGTCCCGAAAATCACGGCCGTCATCCTGTCGATCCCGGCGCCGGTGCTCGGCGCCTACATCACCGTCGTCTTCGGCCTCATCTTCGTACAGGGCATGCGGATCCTCTTCCAGGAAGGGATCGACCGGCAGTACTCGCTGATCGCAGGTCTGGCGTTCTGGATCGGGGCGGGGATCCAGTTCCAGGCGATCTTCCCCGCCTACCTCGCCACGCCCATGGGCCGCATGCTGGCGAACGGCCTCACCGTGGGCGGGCTGTCCATCCTGCTGCTGAACCTGTTCCTGGACGTGACCGGACCCCGCCGCCACAGGAGCGAGCTGGCGCTGCGCCCGGAGAGCCTGCCGGAACTCGACCGGTTTCTCCGAGACTTCGCGGCCAGGTACAAGTGGAGCGGCAAGGCCACGGACCGCCTGCGGGCCGCGGCCGAAGAGGCGCTCCTGAGTCTCCTGCGCCAGGAAGAGGACGAACACGCCCCCGCCCCCGGTGAGCGCCGGCTGCGCGTCGTGGCCCGGAACCTCCGCTTCGGCGCCGGGCTGGAGTTCACCGCGGCGACGCACGAGGGCAACCTCGAGAACCAGATGGCCCTGCTCGGAGATCGCCCCGACCCGACGAGCGAGCGGGATTTGTCGCTGGCGCTGCTGCGGCATCACGCCTCTTCCGTCAAGCATCACCAGTACCACAACGCCGATGTGTTGACGGTGCACGTGAACCGCGCATGGACCGCGGGCAGGGGTGACGTGAGCGAGGTTGACTAA